Proteins co-encoded in one Arachis hypogaea cultivar Tifrunner chromosome 11, arahy.Tifrunner.gnm2.J5K5, whole genome shotgun sequence genomic window:
- the LOC112723406 gene encoding large ribosomal subunit protein uL10c, whose amino-acid sequence MEATATAVMSFALPSTNSKTQTCHLLTRPINPFTLPPSSKIHLRVPRPHNHRLPTITAAISRTKKEATVETVKQQLENCYLLAGINYKGFTVKQFQELRKSLPETTKLIVAKNTLVYKAVEGTRWETLKPCMKGMNVWLFVHTEEIPAAIKPYRDFQKEKKLEDNDFTGGVFEGKYYGPDEFKTLETLPTRAEIYANLLGSLKSPASALVSTLQAPARDVVMVLKAYVKKLEEEAGAAQS is encoded by the coding sequence ATGGAAGCCACAGCCACCGCCGTAATGAGTTTTGCCCTTCCCTCCACCAATTCCAAGACACAAACTTGCCACCTCCTCACACGACCCATTAATCCATTCACTCTTCCCCcatcctccaaaatccatctccgCGTCCCCCGCCCCCACAACCACCGCCTCCCCACCATAACCGCCGCCATTTCCCGCACCAAGAAGGAAGCCACCGTCGAAACCGTGAAACAGCAGCTCGAGAATTGCTACCTCCTCGCCGGCATCAACTATAAGGGATTCACCGTGAAGCAGTTCCAGGAGCTCCGAAAATCCCTCCCCGAAACCACGAAGCTCATCGTCGCGAAGAACACGCTCGTGTACAAGGCGGTGGAGGGCACGCGCTGGGAGACCCTGAAACCCTGCATGAAGGGCATGAACGTGTGGCTCTTCGTCCACACGGAGGAGATCCCTGCTGCCATTAAACCCTACAGAGACTTCCAGAAAGAGAAGAAGCTCGAAGACAACGATTTCACCGGTGGAGTCTTCGAAGGCAAGTACTACGGCCCCGATGAGTTCAAAACGCTTGAGACTTTGCCCACGCGCGCTGAGATTTATGCCAATTTATTGGGATCATTGAAGAGCCCCGCCTCTGCTCTCGTCAGCACTCTTCAGGCTCCGGCCAGGGACGTTGTGATGGTTCTCAAGGCCTATGTCAAGAAGCTCGAAGAGGAGGCTGGTGCCGCCCAATCATAG
- the LOC112723405 gene encoding uncharacterized protein: MGNVTGTVAAKFAFFPPEPPTYDVYRDDDGTVVFSGLTADKNVDVHLLDTKAGNKIVATFWKHPFARFTFLYSHGNAADLGQMHDLFIELRAHLRVNIMSYDYSGYGASTGKPSEFNTYYDIEAVYSCLKNEYGIKQEELILYGQSVGSGPTLHLASKLHKLRGVVLHSAILSGIRVLYPVKMTFWFDIFKNIDKIRHVNCPVFVIHGTNDDIVDWSHGKRLWELSKEKYDPLWVKGGGHCNLETFPEYIKYLRKFLNAMEKLSLTKQTNKQLTQNPSITESRHNKCLRFGKK; encoded by the exons ATGGGGAATGTGACGGGCACTGTGGCGGCTAAATTTGCCTTCTTCCCGCCAGAGCCCCCCACTTACGACGTCTACAGGGACGACGACGGCACCGTGGTGTTCTCCGGTCTCACCGCTGACAAGAACGTCGACGTCCACTTGCTCGACACCAAGGCCGGCAACAAGATAGTCGCTACCTTCTGGAAACATCCATTCGCCAGGTTCACCTTCCTCTACTCCCATGGCAATGCCGCTGACTTGGGCCAGATGCACGACCTTTTCATTGAGCTCAGAGCTCACCTCCGTGTCAATATCATGAG TTATGACTATTCCGGTTATGGAGCATCTACAGGTAAG CCATCTGAGTTCAACACATATTACGACATAGAAGCTGTATATAGTTGTTTGAAGAACGAGTATGGGATTAAGCAAGAAGAGTTGATTCTGTACGGTCAATCTGTGGGGAGTGGACCCACACTGCACTTGGCTTCAAAGCTACACAAGTTGAGAGGTGTTGTCCTTCACAGTGCCATTCTATCTGGGATAAGGGTCCTCTACCCTGTCAAAATGACATTTTGGTTTGACATTTTCAAA AATATAGACAAAATACGGCATGTCAATTGTCCAGTGTTTGTTATACAT GGAACGAATGACGACATTGTTGATTGGTCTCATGGAAAAAGGTTGTGGGAACTGTCCAAGGAAAAATATGACCCCTTATGGGTTAAGGGTGGAGGCCATTGCAACCTTGAGACATTTCCAGAGTACATAAAGTATTTGCGCAAGTTTCTAAATGCAATGGAGAAACTCTCACTCACAAAGCAGACAAACAAACAACTCACTCAAAATCCTAGTATTACTGAATCTAGACATAACAAATGCTTAAGATTTGGTAAAAAATAG
- the LOC140176284 gene encoding uncharacterized protein has translation MSFGLTIAPAVFMDYINRVFRPFLDKFIVVFIDDILVYSKTAKEHEEHLRIVLQILKERKLYAKLSKYEFWKEEVKFLGHVVSKGGIVVDPSKVEAVMEWERPTMVTEVRSFLDLAGYYRRFIEGFSRIALPMTKLTRKEVLFVWMSECEESFQTLKQKLTSAPILILPEPHEPFEVYCDASLKGLGCVLMQHRNVVAYTSRQLRPHERFRGLNKMSKDFNDYFNQLVRRGMQNSLKMMKDCGGSTKMYYDLKKMFWWPGMKNDVATIVAKCVSDVAKGDSKIARCAIEHSFGPGSPIHIKVLGSFSKSFRYEAMSQHSISSANGWTVGKDYSDVERYAKAGEASVLGPNSVAETTKKIKKIRARILTAQSRQKSYADQRKKPLEFEVREHVFLRVTLTSGLRRAIKTKKLNPWFIGPFEILR, from the exons atgtcctttgggttgacgattGCCCCTGCTGTGTTCATGGATTACATTAACAGAGTATTTCgtccctttttggacaaatttaTTGTGGTTTTCATAGACGACATCTTAGTTTATTCTAAGACGGCGAAGGAGCACGAGGAACACTTGAGAATTGTGTTGCAAATCCTGAAGGAGCGAAAATTGTATGCTAAGTTGTCTAAATACGAGTTTTGGAAGGAAGAAGTGAAGTTCTTAGGTCacgtggtgagcaaaggaggaataGTTGTAGATCCTTCAAAAGTGGAGGCGGTGATGGAATGGGAGAGACCGACTATGGTAACAGAGGTTAGAAGTTTCTTGGACTTAGCCGGatattaccggagattcattgaGGGATTTTCCCGGATTGCATTACCGATGACCAAGTTAACCCGGAAGGAGGTGCTGTTTGTGTGGATGTCGGAATGTGAGGAGAGTTTTCAGACCTTGAAACAAAAGTTAACTTCAGCGCCTATTCTGATTTTGCCGGAACCACATGAACcatttgaagtatactgtgatgCTTCTTTAAAGGGTTTaggttgcgtgttgatgcaacaccgaAACGTGGTGGCTTACACATCGCGTCAGTTGAGACCGCATGAG AGATTCAGAGGGCTCAACAAAATGAGCAAGGACTTCAATGATTATTTCAACCAGTTGGTAAGAAGAGGCATGCAAAATTCACTAAAGATGATGAAGGATTGTGGAG GAAGTACGAAGATGTACTATGAtttaaagaagatgttctggtggcctggtaTGAAGAATGACGTAGCTACAATTGTAGCTAAGTGCGTGTCTGACGTGGCAAAAG GAGATAGTAAGATTGCACGGTGTGCCATCGAGCATAGTTTCGGACCGGGATCCccgattcacatcaaggttttggggagcttttcaaagAGCTTTCGGTACGAGGCTATGTCTCAGCACAGCATATCATCCGCAAATGGATGGACAGTCGGAAAGGACTATTCAGACGTTGAAAGATATGCTAAGG CCGGTGAAGCAAGTGTTTTAGGTCCTAATTCGGTAGCCGAGACtactaagaagattaagaagatTCGAGCAAGGATTTTAACTGCACAGAGCCGACAGAAGAGTTATGCGGATCAGAGAAAGAAACCGTTGGAATTTGAAGTGCGAGAGCATGTATTTCTGAGGGTTACCCTGACAAGTGGGCTCCGAAGAGCAATCAaaacaaagaagttgaatccgtgGTTCATTGGACCATTTGAGATTCTGAGGTGA
- the LOC112723407 gene encoding temperature-induced lipocalin-1, protein MKPQKELRNLAMAEKPMFHCLFLLASLLLFTAVATSNATTVVKNLDLKRFMGRWYEIASFPSFFEKSDAVDTRATYTLNDNGTVHVLNENWIDGKRNYIEGIAYKADPNSDEAKLKVKFYVPPSFPIFPVIGDYWVLYIDQDYQYAVIGGPTKIFLWILSRKSHIDDATYNELVEKAKDEGYDVSKLHKTPQSETPPPPVDEGVFSLDDQILSGELK, encoded by the exons ATGAAACCTCAGAAAGAACTAAGAAACCTTGCAATGGCAGAAAAACCTATGTTTCACTGTTTATTTCTTCTAGCTTCACTACTGCTGTTTACCGCGGTGGCTACTAGCAACGCCACAACGGTGGTGAAGAACCTAGATCTAAAGAGGTTCATGGGTAGATGGTACGAAATAGCGAGTTTCCCTTCATTCTTTGAGAAGAGCGATGCTGTGGACACTAGGGCCACATACACACTCAATGATAATGGAACAGTTCATGTGCTCAATGAGAATTGGATTGATGGCAAGAGGAACTATATTGAAGGAATTGCATACAAGGCTGATCCAAATAGCGATGAGGCCAAGCTTAAGGTCAAGTTCTATGTGCCTCCCTCCTTTCCCATATTCCCTGTTATTGGAGATTACTGGGTTCTCTATATCGACCAGGATTATCAATATGCTGTCATTGGTGGACCAACTAAGATATTTCTTTGG ATATTATCAAGGAAGAGCCATATAGATGATGCGACCTACAATGAGCTTGTAGAGAAAGCAAAGGATGAGGGTTATGATGTGAGCAAACTCCATAAGACTCCACAGAGTGagacaccaccaccaccagtggATGAAGGCGTTTTTAGTTTGGATGATCAAATCCTTTCTGGTGAACTGAAATAA